The proteins below come from a single Malus sylvestris chromosome 3, drMalSylv7.2, whole genome shotgun sequence genomic window:
- the LOC126616873 gene encoding pentatricopeptide repeat-containing protein At4g11690, whose product MSLTREAQLLIQKMVKSPPLKAFSIFNSSTLRGFHHTHQSISFILHHLLASNLISHAQSLILQVLSGRLSSPFFTPSSFLGHLTQPNLNPTSVCGNLYEAIVNAHVQSQSPEQALYFLKQMVEQGLVPRSNTFNNLLGFLVKAKDHGKAWRIFDEFKGKVELDVYSFGIVMKSCCEAGNLDRGFELLIELEELGWAPNVVLYTTLIDGCCKNGDLERAKKMFSKIEEVGLVANQYTYTVLIHGFFKKGYKKDGFELYEKMKSNGVVPNVCTYTCLINECCSNGEVKRALKLFDEMRERGVARNVVAYNTVIGGLCKETRIWEADNFVNRMKREGISPNVVTYNELIEGFCNVGELDRASSLFNQLKSSGLSPTLVTYNVLIQGFAREKKSARVSDLVREMSDRGVSPSKVTYTILIDDLVRSGYTEKAFQIFSSMEKAGVVPDVYTYGVLIHGLCTKGDMKEASKLFKSMGDKHLNPNDVVFNMMIHGYCREGSSYRALRLLKEMRRNGMIPNVASYSSTIGVLCNDGKWEDAEMLLKDMTESGLKPPVSLYNVISRVKFNKTLVKL is encoded by the coding sequence ATGTCGCTAACGAGGGAAGCTCAGCTCCTGATTCAAAAAATGGTTAAAAGCCCGCCACTAAAAGCCTTCTCAATCTTCAACTCCTCCACCCTCCGCGGCTTCCATCACACCCATCAATCCATTTCCTTCATTCTCCACCACCTCCTCGCCTCCAACTTGATCTCCCACGCCCAGTCCCTCATCCTCCAAGTCCTCTCCGGCCGCCTTTCCTCACCGTTCTTCACTCCATCCTCCTTCCTCGGCCACTTAACTCAGCCCAATCTGAATCCAACCTCTGTCTGCGGCAATCTATACGAAGCAATAGTCAATGCCCATGTTCAATCTCAGTCTCCGGAGCAAGCCCTTTACTTTTTGAAGCAGATGGTTGAGCAGGGCCTCGTTCCCAGATCGAACACTTTCAATAATCTGTTGGGGTTTCTCGTGAAGGCGAAAGATCACGGAAAAGCGTGGCGGATTTTCGATGAGTTTAAGGGCAAAGTTGAATTGGATGTGTACAGTTTTGGGATAGTGATGAAAAGTTGCTGCGAGGCCGGCAATTTGGATCGGGGATTTGAGCTTTTGATTGAATTAGAGGAATTAGGTTGGGCGCCGAATGTTGTTTTGTACACTACATTGATCGATGGATGCTGCAAAAATGGCGATTTGGAGCGTGCCAAGAAGATGTTTTCTAAAATAGAGGAGGTTGGTTTGGTTGCTAACCAGTATACTTACACTGTTTTGATTCATGGGTTTTTCAAGAAAGGGTATAAAAAAGATGGGTTCGAGCTCTACGAGAAGATGAAAAGTAATGGGGTTGTTCCGAATGTGTGTACTTATACTTGTTTGATCAATGAGTGTTGCAGTAATGGGGAAGTGAAGAGAGCCCTGAAACTGTTCGACGAAATGCGTGAAAGAGGGGTGGCTCGCAATGTGGTAGCGTACAACACCGTGATCGGTGGGTTGTGCAAGGAAACGAGGATTTGGGAAGCTGATAACTTTGTGAATCGGATGAAGAGGGAGGGTATTAGTCCGAATGTAGTTACGTACAATGAGCTGATTGAGGGGTTTTGCAACGTCGGAGAGTTGGACAGGGCTTCGAGTTTATTTAATCAGTTGAAGTCAAGTGGTCTGTCTCCAACTTTGGTGACTTacaatgttttgattcaaggctTTGCTAGAGAAAAAAAGTCTGCAAGAGTTTCTGATTTGGTGAGAGAGATGAGCGACAGAGGCGTTTCTCCTTCGAAAGTGACATACACAATCTTGATCGATGACTTGGTTCGATCTGGTTACACGGAAAAAGCATTTCAGATATTCTCCTCCATGGAGAAGGCCGGAGTGGTGCCTGATGTTTACACCTACGGTGTCTTGATTCATGGGTTATGCACGAAAGGTGATATGAAGGAAGCATCGAAGCTGTTCAAATCAATGGGTGACAAGCATTTGAACCCAAATGATGTCGTATTCAATATGATGATTCATGGTTACTGCAGAGAGGGTAGCTCTTACAGGGCACTGAGGCTGCTCAAAGAGATGAGAAGGAACGGAATGATTCCAAATGTGGCCAGCTACAGTTCGACCATTGGAGTTCTCTGTAATGATGGGAAGTGGGAGGATGCCGAAATGCTGCTCAAGGACATGACAGAGTCAGGCTTAAAACCACCAGTTTCTTTGTATAATGTGATATCTCGAGTGAAATTTAATAAGACACTGgtgaagttatga